tggcacgaaagcTCGATACACCCGCCATCTCTTCCCttcgttaaaaacaaaaaaaaggaatagaAACTCgagccatctgttgtgaggtagcaaaaatattttgtgaaacacaagtaaatcatagtcaaccatttaaaaacatagctaacgccgacccgtacgaaacacctattcgtatcaaaagcctttaatgtgagactcttcatttctcttacttcattttcttctctattcttccttttaaatcacttacattatccactctttgccttgttatcatatacaattaaattgccggaggcaatatagacagccccgtaagaagtcaaatttcataaattcctatttaaacagctatataccgctatatttacctatatttcactgttaataaacatttcacagataaatatatgctattatatagctctatatgcctgtatatagctcaatatagctgtatataggtatatatagatgtccgtatatggaatccctgaaaccccacacacataacaaattatttccatgttaacagaaactctctaagtatcatttttcccaagatatttctattttactaaaatccaatatggccgccggcagccattttgttaggagaccggaaatagtactgacgctttacattcgttaatacctttcaaacaaaaaaaaaatcatgaaattcggtcaaaatttactcgagatattgtcaaaatacaccacgttcactgtacttccgagtagccagataagagctcactccaagagacctagctcacgctccggagaacataatttcataaaaaaaattttccttgattggtacggtcaatacctatctaataaagctaaaacagacgaaatatgttcaaatgtggccgacctacaagcaaaaactgcttgccgccctgtgcctgttccacaccaaggggtctaactcacgagtcggtcatccgatttccataaacttttttttttgtcgatcggtattgtaaataccttttatttgacgtatcacttacaagtttaacgtttaaatgtccggagatatcttcgaaaaaccgtaaagcacttattgggccacagctcgggaggggtcgatccaaaatcactcaaccacaataggtttccccttactcagggagtccaattcgacgtgttacaaacgtatgcgtaaacctataagaccccagtacttcgtacgggtctaaaaaagatgtcagtggcatcgaacttatgtgctacaCCGCGCGTCTGGATGGCATTACCTcatcactatatttaccttggattttttattttaatttgtcggTTTGTTCTGCCTCATCATGACCATAAAAgtcttgttaaaatttgtttgtgcATCGCTGTAAGGTTAATTGTCCAGTGTGATGTAAATGCTAATCGGCCCCTGCTACCAATACAATGTAATGTTTTATATTACGTAACCTTTGAAAATTCTATAAGTCTAACGCAAAAAGGAGCACAACCGAgcgaaaatgcaattttttctcaatttgaaaaacttttctttattatttgcCATAATCGCCGTAATACCCCCTCAAACTCTTCATTGTGAGTAATTaggaaaaaaatggttttgttgttCCTTTCCCGAAAAGAccgacaattttcaatttccgtGTCCATGGTCGcatttttgacaaaattcaataGAAACTGGTCGTCATCTTCTCGACAAGTTTCCAAAGCAATACTGAACATGTGCCGTAGTGACACAAGTTTGATGGGCTCAGAGTTCGGATTTGAATTTATGTGCGTCACGACAACACCTGTCATAAAAACGTCTTCGTGCGTACAAACTCTGGCcggaaatgattttgaaatatcATCCATAATCCGTTCAATCACATCGAATGTCGTTACATAACCAAGCCCACTGCAATGATTCGGGAACTTGTCGTTCGGAAAGTCTACTGGTGAAGCGTAAAATTTGCTGCTTATATTGGTGACTGTACTTTCGTTTTGATCTACGCGACACCATATGTTTGATGATACCATATCAGCTGGTGATAATGAATCCAATTGCCTAGTTagttcaaaaatattcacGACGACATCATCGTCGGTTTTTACCACAAATTGAGCCTCTCTGCAATGCAAAGTTAGCCACTCATAAGCCATTATCGTTTTTAGTGTGAGATTTCTGTAGGAATCCACAAAATCTCCTATAATAATATCgccaaaaaaatcactttccaCTTGTAACCTAGTATTGTCGTCCTCATTATCGTATGCGTCTGAATTTGCCAATACAAAAACGACCGCTAGAATTTGTAAATTGTTTGCACTTTTAACAGAACCGTAGGTCTGGCGAACTAAATTTCGGCGATCGAAATTGTTTCTAGACGAGAGTACTACAATAACTGCAGTTCGATGATTAGTATACGTGGCTGCAGATGAAACGCATAGATTTCTATTCATTAAgataaatttggtttttggacgataatgtGGTAAACTAGAGTCCATTGGTACTGTGAAGAATGTGAATGTTAAGCTCTGCAAAATTAAGTAACTTTTAGTGTTCGTTTAAGGAACAAAAAAccacacaaaacaaaactaaagATGAAATTACAGTTAAGCTTAGAATGAACACCACTCTCCATTTCGATTTGACTAATTGATTCGATAGAAAGCAAACAGATTTCAGACGAGATAATGTTCCCATGTTTTAAGTTGATTTGATAACTAATGTCTGATTTTTAGGTTGCTTCTATAATTCTCCACGGGTGAAaccacttcgttcgggctcaAGACAATTATAATGGCTACAAAAccataaacaaataaataaagcCCGGCGATTCTTTCTACACTAATtgcagaaaaattcttttctacGTGTCTTTTCACATCGAACCTTcttatcaaaacatttttgttgcagGTTTTAATACTGTTACTATTAATACTACTAAGGTAACAAATGGTGAATTGCGGTAATGCGATAATTTTCGACTCTGTGTATGGTACTTATATTGTGTATTGTTATGCGGACGTAGGATGAATTGTTCgtatttttagtatttcataCAAAGTTCATAATGGTAGGTTGTGGCAATATGAAACCAACATTGGAACATTCCTAATCGTGAGTCGTgctatgaattttttaatacaTTGACACCAGCACTTGATCTATACTGTAGAGGGcgtattttctatgaaaaagaGAGTATTAGCAAAGATCGTGAATCATTTCTTAAtctcatttttttccatttacttTTGACGTATCGTGATCTTTGCTAATGGTGTTGCCAGATTGCACCTGAAGTGCAGATTACCAAAAATTCTGCTACATCAATTCACCACATTGACATTGGTTCAGCATGATTTACATTCCTTAACACCCCTAAAATTCCCCTAAAAATACCAAAGCCTCAAACGTTTCTGTTGTgctagggtgtagcggtttttacaaaatgtgttagttcttttaaggctcagccggaaatccactcagctggtccatctgatcattttatggaagaaaaaaaaaattcaaactttgattttgtgctgccgccagatcgatttttgaaaatttcgtcgttttcggtccacatcacatatatcgattttttacggtgggctcagtgtacataaaaagttgagtcaacatggtaatctaatctccaggcttcacagattattttataaaaaagatcaagtctaaaaaatatttttttagatcatgactgattgtcaaagttccccgatggtgattttgagactttaatctcgcctcgaaatttgatgaaaatgtgcaaaaatgtaaattaaactttaaatatgctaaatggaccgcggtgagtcaaatacaacatctgatttgatttgggacacctaaatttgatatttatctgacaaaaagttgtgtttttggtacatggaatattggtggcgaaagtcgaataacctcaaatcaataattttttagcttaaaatgtattcccaggttctgacaatgcgaaaccttcaattttaagcgttttctaagctaatttacaacattaaatacatcaaaatttgaaaatgtaaagagACGTAGCCACTGGCTCTAGAACTTGTCAACAGTAcgtaaattagcttagaaaacgcttaaaattgaaggtttcgcattgtcagaacctgggaatacattataagctaaaaaattattgatttgaggtaattcgactttcgccaccaatattccatgtaccaaaaacacaactttttgtcagataaatatcaaatttaggtgtcccaattcaaatcagatgttgtatttgactcaccgcggtccatttagcatatttaaagtttaatttacatttttgcacattttcatcaaattttgtggcgagattaaagtctcaaaatcaccatcggggaactttgacgatcagtcatgaactcaaaaaatattttttagacttgatcttttttataaaataatctgtgaagcctggagattagattaccatgttgactcaactttttatgtacaccgagcccaccgtaaaaaatcgatatatgtgatgtggaccgaaaacgacgaaattttcaaaaatcgatatggcggcagcacaaaatcaaagtttgaaaaaaaattttcttccataaaatgatcagatggaccagctgagtggatttccggctgagccttaacagaactaacacattttgtaaaaccgctacaccctatgTGCATACCCATATTTTAGAGATTTTACAATTGTGAATTCTAAATTATAATATTCATCTATATTATAACCATTATAACATAGCTTTACATAGGAGTCtgggtttatctttgcatcgacacataaaaaatgatatgcacctatgcccaaatgttcattttgacgagttggattatgattcgcgccttcggcttaggatcacaatcaccaactcgtcaaaataaacatttggacacaggtgcataatatttattagaGTCACGCTTGTGACTTATGTTTGTGACGACGTCACATTGTGACGCAtgaatagctattttgctatagTTGGTAAACGGGGTTGTTTAAAGCGCTAGATGGAAGATTGCCGATAcaagcgaagcgagttcgtCAACATAACAAcgtgttagcaacaagatgTTTATCTAATTTAATGTCAGAATCACCATaaataaacacaattttaaaatattcatcATTGCCAAGCTTAAACACAACGTGTATGTCAGTGCAATGACAGTTTGTAAATTTCCTCCATGTAGATACTGAAACAGgtattatgaatattttgacattacagtagatGAAAGTGTTTTCAGAATCGTGGTTTTTCAAAGAGATTTATTACGGTAGATAGAGCTGATTAGCGATTAGAAAAACCTATAAGAACTATGTCTGACACAGGAGTCGATCCCGTGACATATAGGGCGTGAGTCCAGCGCAATCTAAAGAGTTCCATTACGGAACCTTTGAAAATTCTATAAGTCTATAGCGTCTATAGTAGCGTCTATAGTAGCACACTCgagaaaaaatacaaatttttctcaatttgaaaaacttttctttattatttgcCATAATCGACCATATATCTCTTCAAAATCTGCAGTATgggaaataagaaaaaaaattatattttggttCCTCTCCCGGAAAGtatgataattttcgatttccgTGTCCATGGTCTcgtttttgacaaaattttttagaaagtgGTCTTCATCATTACgaccattttcaaaaacataacTGAACATTTGCCGTTCTTGCACAAGCTTGATGGGCTCAGAGttcgaatttgaatttatgtgCGTCGAGACAATGCCTGTTATAAAAACGTCTTCATGCGTACAGACTCTTTCCGGAAATGATTTTGAGATATCATCCACAATCCGTTCAATTACATCGAATGTCGTTATGTAACCAACCCCACCGCAATGATCCAGGAACTTCCCGGTCGGAAAATCTACTGGCGAAGCGTAAAACCTgctatttttattgttgactGTACTTTCGTTTTTATGTATGGTACACCAAATGTTTGATGATACCATCTCAGCTGGTGACAATGAATCCAATCGCCTGGTTagttcaaaaatattcacGACGACATCATCGTCGGTTTTGACCACAAATTGAGCCTCTCTGCAATGTGAAGTTAGCCAGTCGTAAGCCATGATCGTTTTTAGTGTCAGATTTCTGTATGAATCTACAAAATCTCCCATAATAATATCGCCGAAACGATCACTTTCAACTTGTAGCTTATTACGGTCGACATCATTATTGTGTGCGTCTGAATTTGCCAATAGAAAAACGACCGCTAGAATTTGCACATTGTTTGCACTTTTAACAGAACCGTAGGTTTGACGGACTAAATTTCTGCGCTCGGAATTCTTTCTAGACGAGAGTACTACAATAACTGCAGTTCGTTGTGTGTTATTCTTTGCAGCAGATGAAACGCATAGGTTTCtgttcataaaaattaatttggtttttggaCGATGATGTGGTGAAACAGAGTCCATTGGCATTGTGTAGAATATGAATATTAGGGTCTGCAAAAATAAAGAgcttgtttgtttgaaaaaacaatacgtgaaataaatttacagtCAAACTTAGAACGAGCACCACCCTCCATTTCGATTTCAACAATTGATTCGACAGAAAGTCAACAGATTTCAGGCGAGATAATGAATGGACTCCCATGTTTTAGTCGACTCGATAAGTTTTCTAAAtggataaaaacaaaaaactaattAGAAATTACTGGAAACGTCTCACAACAGTACGGTACAAACGATATGTCAGCTTTCCTTCACTTCAAGCTGTGTtctgaaattaattattcactTACATTCTGAAACTGCTATGGCTGCTATGGCTCAGAAAAATGCAACGCTTATATATACAAAAAGTCCAATGAGACCATGCGCGAgacgtttaaatttttttgcataaaaaatgttaaGTTCAACACCTGCGTAAATTAACccattttgatttgaatttatgtGTCACGAAACATCTACTATGTGAGCACCAAATAAACTGTCTTTGAATATGTTTCATCTACAATCCGTTCAATGACCGCCATGGTCTGGGAAATAAACCAGCGACGGTGCATCTAccatgttaaaattaaaaaactacGAAGAGACATAGTCCATcggtttttagtttttagtgTCAAAACTTTCCTGTACTAATCAACAAAATCATCGACAAGAACGGATTTCCGGATTTCATATAACACATACATTCGACTTACACTTGCAAAACAAGTTCAGGTACTTTTCCGGTTAGGTCAATCAAAAGAGCGATGGGTCCAGGATTGAATCTCCAAGGTGATGAAGctcatatttttttcctaaTCATATATGACTTTAGTctcacaaaaaaatacaaagttcTCATTTAACACCACCTTTATAACACTCACGTCGTACTTGTACATTCAAATAGCCAAAATAACTTCCTACtccaaataaaaatgtaactaACACTTTCTGTCTAAAAGACGGGGAAATGCACAACAGGTCCATTGGCGGCTTAAATGCCTAGGAAATGTGGCTTTGTTTACCCATTCTATCCTATCATCAGATACTTTTCATGTCAAAATCGATCCGAACTCTTCACATGAAAACAGTTCATGAACTCATTCATTCAGAAACGCA
This genomic stretch from Bradysia coprophila strain Holo2 chromosome II, BU_Bcop_v1, whole genome shotgun sequence harbors:
- the LOC119067780 gene encoding beta-1,3-galactosyltransferase 5-like, with the protein product MGVHSLSRLKSVDFLSNQLLKSKWRVVLVLSLTTLIFIFYTMPMDSVSPHHRPKTKLIFMNRNLCVSSAAKNNTQRTAVIVVLSSRKNSERRNLVRQTYGSVKSANNVQILAVVFLLANSDAHNNDVDRNKLQVESDRFGDIIMGDFVDSYRNLTLKTIMAYDWLTSHCREAQFVVKTDDDVVVNIFELTRRLDSLSPAEMVSSNIWCRVDQNESTVTNISSKFYASPVDFPNDKFPNHCSGLGYVTTFDVIERIMDDISKSFPARVCTHEDVFMTGVVVTHINSNPNSEPIKLVSLRHMFSIALETCREDDDQFLLNFVKNATMDTEIENCRSFRERNNKTIFFLITHNEEFEGVLRRLWQIIKKSFSN